The following are encoded together in the Mumia sp. Pv4-285 genome:
- a CDS encoding AAA family ATPase: MSVPVLIAAGGEPWEADLVAAAVATDGIDVVRRCVDVADAVATASSGSVGVALVSVGLPGLDADAVRRLAGTDVLVVAVVGGNETEQAARQHASALGIAAVVPWTRLREVPALARDTRRESVAELALRPTAVERDDAAVPVTDRRRDGLLTAVWGPSGAPGRSTLARSIAAELAARGRRTALIDADVDGGTQAAALALLDEVSGILVAARDANAGTLTPETLTASLRWIGPDLGVLTGLPRADRWPSLRAAAYEALLDVAREIADDVVVDLGLALDDVDEPGFDSAAPRRAAVARHTLAVADRVLVVGSPDPVGLSRLARAVLDVRTRLGIEPDVVVNRLRPTLGWSAGEVADAVERFTGLRPVALLPDDPAALDHCLVHGYTTVEGAAGSPFRTALVTLVDRLRVHDAELA, encoded by the coding sequence GTGAGCGTCCCCGTCCTCATCGCTGCCGGGGGCGAGCCGTGGGAAGCCGATCTGGTGGCCGCCGCCGTGGCGACCGACGGCATCGACGTCGTCCGCCGCTGCGTGGACGTCGCGGACGCCGTCGCGACGGCGTCGAGCGGTTCGGTCGGTGTCGCGCTCGTGTCCGTCGGTCTGCCCGGGCTCGACGCGGACGCGGTGCGCCGGCTCGCGGGGACCGACGTCCTCGTGGTGGCCGTCGTCGGAGGAAACGAGACGGAGCAGGCCGCACGGCAGCACGCGTCGGCCCTCGGGATCGCCGCCGTCGTGCCCTGGACCCGCCTGCGGGAGGTGCCGGCGCTCGCACGGGACACGCGTCGCGAGAGCGTCGCCGAGCTCGCGCTCAGACCGACCGCGGTCGAGCGCGACGACGCAGCGGTGCCCGTCACCGATCGCCGTCGCGACGGGCTCCTCACGGCGGTGTGGGGGCCGTCGGGAGCGCCGGGCCGAAGCACCCTGGCGCGCAGCATCGCCGCTGAGCTCGCAGCGCGCGGGCGGCGTACGGCGCTGATCGACGCGGACGTCGACGGCGGCACCCAGGCGGCGGCGCTCGCCCTCCTCGACGAGGTGAGCGGCATCCTCGTCGCCGCTCGCGACGCCAACGCCGGGACGCTCACGCCGGAGACACTGACCGCGTCCCTGCGCTGGATCGGTCCGGACCTCGGCGTCCTGACCGGCCTTCCCCGGGCCGACCGGTGGCCGAGCCTGCGTGCGGCGGCGTACGAGGCACTGCTCGACGTCGCTCGCGAGATCGCCGACGACGTCGTGGTCGACCTCGGGCTCGCCCTCGACGACGTCGACGAGCCGGGGTTCGACTCCGCGGCGCCGAGGCGGGCGGCGGTGGCTCGGCACACCCTCGCGGTCGCCGACCGCGTCCTCGTCGTGGGGAGTCCCGACCCGGTCGGGCTGTCCCGGCTGGCGCGGGCCGTGCTCGACGTCCGTACGCGGCTGGGGATCGAGCCCGACGTCGTCGTCAATCGGCTGCGCCCGACGCTGGGGTGGAGCGCCGGCGAGGTCGCCGACGCCGTCGAACGGTTCACCGGCCTGCGGCCCGTGGCCCTCCTGCCCGACGACCCTGCAGCGCTCGACCACTGCCTCGTGCACGGCTACACGACGGTCGAGGGTGCAGCAGGATCGCCGTTTCGTACGGCGTTGGTCACGTTGGTGGATCGGCTGCGGGTTCACGACGCAGAACTGGCGTAA
- a CDS encoding helix-turn-helix transcriptional regulator has translation MPLGSESPRFLRLSDVADVLNVSERQVYALVRRGDLAAIRVGGRGVWRVEAEALEAFIADQYAAARDHIAAHPWVEPEDSRGEDVNADT, from the coding sequence ATGCCTCTCGGTTCCGAGTCCCCCCGGTTCCTGCGGCTCTCGGACGTGGCCGACGTGCTCAACGTCTCGGAGCGGCAGGTCTACGCGCTGGTGCGCCGCGGCGACCTCGCCGCCATCAGGGTCGGTGGGCGTGGGGTCTGGCGGGTCGAGGCGGAGGCGCTCGAGGCCTTCATCGCCGACCAGTACGCCGCAGCGCGCGACCACATCGCCGCCCACCCGTGGGTCGAGCCCGAGGACTCGCGGGGCGAGGACGTCAACGCGGACACCTGA
- a CDS encoding LysM peptidoglycan-binding domain-containing protein yields the protein MPPRSRPTGVAFLPVVAFAVLVPHLGEACGRLATVAAPYGPTLDTALADVALLAAAAATGWLTVLTAIAYAFRLARRPVPAILLLLAPRVWRPVVAAAAGAAVLAASPAAAMSTPDSARATGSEGGAASSLTAAPPASRLAGLPLPDRPGDAALGRRDARLPRAGAPSPARAASDRHEARERDETRAPSTARGETTAAGPSTGTAGTAAPRPRRQTYEVRVGDSLWGIAADSLRTAGVRATRDRTDREWRRWYAANRAAIGPDPDTLRAGLTLREPRTDPAPPDAPAPHLDPAQHTDGGPRR from the coding sequence ATGCCACCACGAAGTCGCCCGACGGGGGTCGCGTTCCTGCCGGTCGTGGCTTTCGCCGTGCTGGTCCCGCACCTCGGAGAGGCCTGCGGACGCCTGGCGACGGTGGCCGCACCGTACGGGCCCACCCTGGACACCGCGCTCGCAGACGTGGCACTGCTCGCCGCCGCGGCCGCGACGGGCTGGCTCACGGTGCTGACCGCGATCGCGTACGCCTTCCGGCTCGCCCGCCGTCCCGTCCCCGCGATCCTCCTCCTGCTCGCTCCCCGGGTCTGGCGGCCGGTGGTCGCTGCCGCGGCCGGCGCAGCGGTGCTCGCCGCTTCACCGGCAGCCGCGATGTCCACGCCTGACTCGGCCCGGGCGACAGGATCGGAAGGCGGCGCCGCGAGCTCGCTCACCGCAGCACCGCCGGCGTCGAGGCTCGCCGGGCTCCCGCTCCCCGACCGTCCTGGCGACGCGGCCCTCGGCCGACGCGATGCCCGGCTCCCCCGTGCAGGTGCACCCTCCCCAGCGCGCGCGGCGTCCGATCGCCACGAGGCGCGCGAACGCGACGAGACACGCGCTCCGAGCACGGCGCGCGGCGAGACGACCGCCGCCGGGCCGAGCACGGGCACGGCCGGCACGGCGGCGCCGCGGCCCCGGCGCCAGACCTACGAGGTGCGCGTCGGCGACAGCCTGTGGGGCATCGCCGCCGACTCCCTCCGCACCGCAGGTGTCCGCGCGACCCGGGACCGCACCGACCGGGAGTGGCGCCGCTGGTACGCAGCGAACCGCGCCGCCATCGGACCCGACCCTGACACCCTCCGCGCCGGACTCACGCTCCGCGAGCCGCGCACCGACCCCGCCCCGCCAGACGCCCCCGCACCGCACCTCGACCCAGCCCAGCACACCGACGGAGGACCCCGCCGATGA
- a CDS encoding Rv3235 family protein, which produces MTIEAPLHTLEPTPSVQWSLPLVEGSLALALDRGAPPPTPPRPALRLVPPPERDLEQHAGRFVQAVLEVSAGTRPLQQLVRVLRPDVYEELRHRLSVLSRARTRTPRRPAAGRVASVRVYRPRDDVAEVTARVARDGRSRAVAVRLEHDTERRDPTWVCTALVWV; this is translated from the coding sequence ATGACCATCGAAGCCCCGTTGCACACCCTCGAACCGACGCCGTCCGTCCAGTGGTCGCTGCCCCTCGTCGAGGGATCGCTCGCCCTCGCGCTCGACCGCGGTGCCCCGCCACCGACACCACCTCGTCCCGCGCTCCGACTGGTCCCCCCACCGGAGCGCGACCTCGAGCAGCACGCCGGCCGGTTCGTCCAGGCCGTCCTCGAGGTCTCGGCCGGCACTCGCCCGCTGCAACAGCTCGTGCGCGTCCTTCGTCCCGACGTGTACGAAGAGCTTCGACACCGGCTGTCCGTGCTCTCGCGGGCCCGGACCCGCACGCCACGCAGACCGGCCGCCGGACGGGTCGCGAGCGTGCGCGTCTACCGTCCCCGCGACGACGTCGCGGAGGTCACCGCCAGGGTCGCGCGCGACGGGCGTTCGCGCGCCGTCGCCGTTCGCCTCGAGCACGACACCGAGCGCCGCGATCCGACGTGGGTGTGCACCGCGCTCGTCTGGGTCTGA
- the secA gene encoding preprotein translocase subunit SecA encodes MDKILRVGEGKILRQLQAIVKQVNALEDDFVAMTDEQLRAMTDEFKERLAEGESLDDLMPEAFATVREASKRVLGQRHFDVQIMGGAALHLGNIAEMKTGEGKTLVATLPSYLNALAGKGVHIVTVNDYLAKYHAEWMGRVHSFLGLTVDVILPSMTPAQRREAYKADITYATNNELGFDYLRDNMADSIEECVQREHFFAVVDEVDSILIDEARTPLIISGPTQDEVKWYGEFASIVAPMEADVDYEVDEKKRTVSVLEPAITKVEDHLGIDNLYDAVNTPLISFLNNAIKAKELFKRDKDYVVIDGDVLIVDEHTGRILDGRRYNEGLHQAIEAKEGVRIREEYQTLATITLQNYFRLYEKLAGMTGTAMTEASEFDKIYKLGVVPIPTNKPIARVDERDLVFRTEDAKFDAVVEDIAERHELGQPILVGTTSVEKSERLAKLLKKRGVPHQVLNAKQHEREAAVVAVAGHRGAVTVATNMAGRGTDIMLGGSVEFLADQALRAKGLDPVETPDEYEAAWAETVAEVEKQVAADHDEVVSLGGLAVIGTERHESRRIDNQLRGRSGRQGDPGSTRFYLSLQDDLMRLFKADWVDFILTRMKVPDDVPIENKNVTKSIASAQAQVEGQNFETRKNILKYDDVMSRQREVIYAERRRVLEGADLSDWVREMITDTVTGYVNGATQGFPDEWDLDALWTALKTLFPISVTVAGLEDEHGGRSGLTREILVEAITTDARTAYETREAELGAEVTRELERRVVLSVVDRKWREHLYEMDYLREGIGLRAYSQRDPLVEYQREGHEFFTAMMDAIKEESVGYLFNVDVQVAPEEDGQVEVSAKGLEENVPQQLTYSGPTETGEVEVEVEDEEDPLALAENEKVRQANLKSKARQKAKQQRKSRKSNR; translated from the coding sequence ATCGACAAGATCCTGCGCGTCGGCGAGGGCAAGATCCTTCGTCAGCTGCAGGCCATCGTCAAGCAGGTCAACGCGCTCGAGGACGACTTCGTCGCGATGACCGACGAGCAGCTCCGTGCGATGACGGACGAGTTCAAGGAGCGCCTCGCCGAGGGCGAGTCGCTCGACGACCTCATGCCGGAGGCCTTCGCGACGGTCCGTGAGGCGAGCAAGCGCGTCCTCGGGCAGCGGCACTTCGACGTCCAGATCATGGGCGGTGCCGCTCTGCACCTCGGCAACATCGCCGAGATGAAGACCGGCGAGGGCAAGACGCTCGTCGCGACCCTTCCCAGCTATCTCAACGCGCTGGCCGGCAAGGGCGTCCACATCGTGACGGTCAACGACTACCTCGCGAAGTACCACGCCGAGTGGATGGGGCGTGTGCACAGCTTCCTCGGTCTGACCGTGGACGTCATCCTGCCGTCGATGACCCCGGCGCAGCGGCGCGAGGCCTACAAGGCCGACATCACGTACGCGACCAACAACGAGCTCGGCTTCGACTACCTGCGCGACAACATGGCCGACTCGATCGAGGAGTGCGTCCAGCGCGAGCACTTCTTCGCCGTCGTCGACGAGGTCGACTCGATCCTGATCGACGAGGCCCGTACGCCGCTGATCATCTCCGGTCCGACCCAGGACGAGGTGAAGTGGTACGGAGAGTTCGCGTCGATCGTCGCGCCGATGGAGGCCGACGTCGACTACGAGGTCGACGAGAAGAAGCGCACCGTCTCCGTGCTCGAGCCGGCGATCACCAAGGTCGAGGACCACCTCGGCATCGACAACCTCTACGACGCCGTCAACACGCCGCTGATCTCGTTCCTCAACAACGCGATCAAGGCCAAGGAGCTCTTCAAGCGCGACAAGGACTACGTCGTCATCGACGGCGACGTCCTGATCGTCGACGAGCACACCGGCCGCATCCTCGACGGACGCCGCTACAACGAGGGCCTGCACCAGGCGATCGAGGCGAAGGAGGGCGTCCGGATCCGCGAGGAGTACCAGACGCTTGCCACGATCACCCTTCAGAACTACTTCCGCCTGTACGAGAAGCTCGCCGGCATGACCGGTACGGCGATGACCGAGGCCTCGGAGTTCGACAAGATCTACAAGCTCGGCGTCGTCCCGATCCCGACGAACAAGCCGATCGCCCGTGTCGACGAGCGCGACCTCGTCTTCAGGACCGAGGACGCGAAGTTCGACGCGGTCGTCGAGGACATCGCGGAGCGGCACGAGCTGGGGCAGCCGATCCTGGTGGGCACCACGAGCGTCGAGAAGTCCGAGCGGCTCGCCAAGCTCCTCAAGAAGCGTGGCGTCCCGCACCAGGTCCTCAACGCGAAGCAGCACGAGCGCGAGGCGGCGGTCGTCGCGGTCGCCGGTCACAGGGGTGCCGTCACCGTCGCCACGAACATGGCCGGTCGAGGCACCGACATCATGCTCGGTGGTTCTGTCGAGTTCCTCGCCGACCAGGCGCTGCGGGCCAAGGGCCTCGATCCGGTCGAGACTCCCGACGAGTACGAGGCAGCCTGGGCCGAGACGGTCGCCGAGGTCGAGAAGCAGGTGGCTGCTGACCACGACGAGGTCGTCTCGCTCGGCGGTCTCGCGGTGATCGGCACCGAGCGGCACGAGTCGCGTCGCATCGACAACCAGCTCCGCGGTCGATCCGGACGTCAGGGAGACCCGGGTTCGACCCGCTTCTACCTGTCGCTCCAGGACGACCTGATGCGGCTGTTCAAGGCGGACTGGGTCGACTTCATCCTCACCCGGATGAAGGTGCCCGACGACGTCCCGATCGAGAACAAGAACGTCACCAAGTCGATCGCGTCGGCGCAGGCGCAGGTCGAGGGCCAGAACTTCGAGACACGCAAGAACATCCTCAAGTACGACGACGTGATGAGCCGCCAGCGTGAGGTCATCTACGCCGAGCGCCGTCGTGTGCTCGAGGGCGCCGACCTGTCCGACTGGGTGCGCGAGATGATCACCGACACCGTGACGGGCTACGTCAACGGTGCGACGCAGGGCTTCCCCGACGAGTGGGACCTCGATGCGCTGTGGACGGCCCTCAAGACGCTGTTCCCGATCTCGGTCACCGTCGCCGGGCTCGAGGACGAGCACGGCGGCCGCTCCGGCCTGACCCGCGAGATCCTCGTCGAGGCGATCACGACGGATGCGCGCACCGCGTACGAGACCCGTGAGGCCGAGCTCGGTGCCGAGGTGACACGGGAGCTCGAGCGGCGCGTCGTCCTGTCGGTCGTCGACCGCAAGTGGCGCGAGCACCTCTACGAGATGGACTACCTGCGCGAGGGCATCGGGCTGCGGGCCTACAGCCAGCGCGACCCGCTCGTCGAGTACCAGCGCGAGGGCCACGAGTTCTTCACGGCGATGATGGATGCGATCAAGGAGGAGTCGGTCGGCTACCTCTTCAACGTCGACGTCCAGGTCGCGCCCGAGGAGGACGGCCAGGTCGAGGTGTCGGCGAAGGGCCTGGAGGAGAACGTCCCCCAGCAGCTGACGTACAGCGGCCCCACCGAGACCGGAGAGGTCGAGGTCGAGGTGGAGGACGAGGAGGACCCGCTCGCGCTCGCCGAGAACGAGAAGGTCCGCCAGGCCAACCTCAAGTCGAAGGCGCGCCAGAAGGCGAAGCAGCAGCGGAAGTCGCGCAAGAGCAACCGCTGA
- a CDS encoding winged helix-turn-helix domain-containing protein: MSRPQEMSAAAARRTVLAAQGFADRPHRRTTARSLDRAVSRTGVLQIDSVNVLQRAHYLPLFSRLGPYDTQLLHRAAERSPRRLVEYWAHVAAYMPVELWPTMQHRMRHYRDNGHAWGGRAGRPDVADALLAEVTRRGAVTARDLDPATERSRENWGWNWSETKFALEYLFLAGELAVARRNGAFERVYDLPERVLPMAVLDAPEPDPAEAARELVRRAAASTGVATLASLRDYYRMDLAPTRTAVAELVEDGTLEEVRVEGWARPAYRHVAATTPREIRAAALLSPFDPLVWERARTEELFGFRYRIEIYVPAHKRVHGYYVLPCLLDEAIVARVDLKADRPSGRLLVRAAWAEPGRPVEAVAAALAKQLWAVAGWTSLDTVEIEPRGDLAPALASAVRDPAGVV; the protein is encoded by the coding sequence GTGAGCCGCCCGCAGGAGATGTCCGCGGCGGCGGCACGGCGTACGGTGCTCGCCGCCCAAGGATTCGCGGACCGCCCCCATCGCCGCACCACGGCGCGCTCGCTCGACCGTGCCGTCTCCCGCACCGGGGTGCTGCAGATCGACTCGGTCAACGTCCTGCAACGGGCTCACTACCTGCCCCTGTTCAGCCGGCTGGGTCCCTACGACACACAGCTGCTGCACCGGGCGGCGGAGCGCAGCCCGCGCCGGCTCGTCGAGTACTGGGCGCACGTCGCCGCCTACATGCCCGTCGAGCTGTGGCCCACCATGCAGCACCGGATGCGGCACTACCGCGACAACGGCCACGCGTGGGGTGGTCGTGCAGGGCGGCCCGACGTCGCCGACGCGCTCCTCGCCGAGGTGACGCGCCGCGGAGCGGTGACAGCCCGCGACCTCGACCCGGCGACGGAGCGGAGCCGCGAGAACTGGGGCTGGAACTGGTCGGAGACGAAGTTCGCCCTCGAGTACCTCTTCCTCGCCGGCGAGCTGGCCGTCGCCCGGCGCAACGGGGCGTTCGAGCGCGTGTACGACCTTCCCGAACGCGTCCTGCCGATGGCGGTCCTGGACGCTCCCGAGCCCGATCCTGCCGAGGCCGCACGCGAGCTCGTCCGACGGGCCGCGGCGTCGACCGGGGTCGCGACCCTCGCGAGCCTGCGCGACTACTACCGGATGGACCTCGCACCGACCCGTACGGCGGTCGCCGAGCTCGTCGAGGACGGCACTCTCGAGGAGGTCCGGGTGGAGGGCTGGGCGCGGCCCGCCTACCGGCACGTCGCTGCGACGACGCCGCGCGAGATCCGCGCCGCTGCCCTGCTCAGCCCGTTCGACCCGCTGGTGTGGGAGCGGGCCCGGACCGAGGAGCTGTTCGGGTTCCGGTACCGCATCGAGATCTACGTCCCGGCGCACAAGCGGGTCCACGGCTACTACGTGCTGCCGTGCCTGCTGGACGAGGCGATCGTGGCCCGGGTCGACCTCAAGGCGGACCGCCCCTCCGGTCGTCTCCTGGTGCGCGCCGCCTGGGCCGAGCCGGGGCGTCCCGTCGAAGCCGTCGCCGCAGCCCTCGCGAAGCAGCTGTGGGCGGTCGCCGGGTGGACGTCGCTCGACACGGTCGAGATCGAGCCCCGAGGTGACCTGGCACCCGCACTCGCCTCCGCCGTCAGGGATCCTGCGGGCGTCGTGTGA
- a CDS encoding response regulator has protein sequence MTFAADHAETIRVLLVDDQELFRRGLRMVLEADPGLEVEEAEDGLSAVAKVTASPPDVVLLDVRMPGMNGPEAAGSIKEAAPSARIVMLTASDEESDLLDSIRNGAAGYLLKDSSVDQVSDAVRRVAAGQSLISPQVATRLLEEFRLLASRDEPEPRGTKLSDRELEVLRLVALGNNNKEIGRALFISENTVKNHVRNILEKLQLRSRVEAATYAVRERLLDLP, from the coding sequence ATGACGTTCGCAGCCGATCATGCCGAGACGATCCGGGTCCTACTCGTCGACGACCAGGAGCTCTTCCGGCGCGGGCTGCGCATGGTCCTCGAAGCAGACCCCGGCCTCGAGGTCGAGGAGGCAGAGGACGGGCTGTCCGCCGTCGCCAAGGTGACCGCGAGCCCCCCGGACGTCGTTCTTCTCGATGTCCGCATGCCCGGCATGAACGGCCCCGAGGCCGCCGGCTCGATCAAGGAGGCCGCGCCGTCGGCGCGCATCGTGATGCTGACGGCCAGCGACGAGGAGAGCGATCTGCTCGACTCGATCCGCAACGGGGCTGCGGGCTACCTGTTGAAGGACTCGTCGGTCGACCAGGTCAGTGACGCCGTGCGGCGGGTCGCAGCGGGGCAGTCGCTGATCAGTCCGCAGGTCGCCACCCGCCTGCTGGAGGAGTTCCGGCTCCTCGCGTCCCGTGACGAGCCCGAGCCGCGGGGCACCAAGCTGTCCGACCGTGAGCTCGAGGTGCTGCGGCTCGTCGCCCTCGGCAACAACAACAAGGAGATCGGGCGCGCGCTGTTCATCAGTGAGAACACCGTCAAGAACCACGTCCGCAACATCCTCGAGAAGCTGCAGCTGCGCTCGCGGGTCGAGGCCGCGACGTACGCCGTCCGCGAACGCCTGCTCGACCTGCCGTGA
- the hpf gene encoding ribosome hibernation-promoting factor, HPF/YfiA family, translating into MEVVVKGRNCEVSQRFRDYVDEKTHRIDKYDQRKKIQRVEVELTKEYNPRQSGRSERVEITLRGRGPVVRAEACSDDALAALDKAVDKLETQVRKVQDRRRVHRGNRTPMSVAEFAASVDGSSGGSDAEEPIDAIHYAGPVEVRGEGPLVVREKTHAAAPMTLDQALNEMEMVGHDFYLFVEKDSGHPSVVYRRRGYDYGVIHIDQSADGLDAAVG; encoded by the coding sequence GTGGAAGTTGTCGTCAAGGGCCGAAACTGCGAGGTCAGCCAGCGTTTTCGTGACTACGTGGACGAGAAGACGCACCGGATAGACAAGTACGACCAACGCAAGAAGATCCAACGCGTCGAGGTCGAGCTCACCAAGGAGTACAACCCGCGTCAGAGCGGCCGTAGCGAGCGGGTGGAGATCACCCTCCGCGGTCGCGGACCCGTGGTTCGTGCCGAGGCGTGCTCCGACGACGCCCTCGCCGCCCTCGACAAGGCCGTCGACAAGCTCGAGACCCAGGTCCGCAAGGTCCAGGACCGTCGCCGCGTCCACCGCGGCAACCGCACGCCGATGTCGGTCGCCGAGTTCGCCGCGTCCGTCGACGGCTCCAGCGGGGGTTCCGACGCCGAGGAGCCGATCGACGCCATCCACTACGCGGGTCCTGTGGAGGTCCGCGGGGAGGGGCCGCTGGTCGTCCGCGAGAAGACGCACGCGGCCGCTCCGATGACTCTGGACCAGGCCCTCAACGAGATGGAGATGGTCGGGCACGACTTCTATCTCTTCGTCGAGAAGGACTCCGGCCACCCGAGCGTCGTGTACCGCCGGCGGGGTTACGACTACGGCGTCATCCACATCGACCAGTCCGCCGACGGCCTCGACGCAGCGGTCGGCTGA
- a CDS encoding ComF family protein, which translates to MQLLRAAMADLVLGVRCAGCEAPGRVLCAHCAAELGRRPAVRSPDPSPAALVRPTPVVPVSLTVYEGVVVPVLHAYKEESRTALAAPLGRLLAGAVGSVLDRRRTPGPVCLVPVPSRRSAVRARGFDAGATLARAAAAALRRRGVPARARPVLRVGRIADQTGLSAAERVENLAGAYDLRRRPSVGLVVVTDDVLTTGASAAEAVRVLTAGGRRPVAVVTVAATRRRRGHAWDESRPA; encoded by the coding sequence GTGCAGCTCCTCCGCGCGGCCATGGCCGATCTCGTCCTGGGCGTCCGGTGCGCCGGCTGCGAGGCGCCCGGGCGCGTGCTCTGCGCGCACTGCGCGGCGGAGCTCGGTCGCCGTCCGGCCGTGCGCTCGCCCGACCCGTCACCGGCTGCACTCGTACGACCCACCCCGGTCGTCCCGGTGTCGCTCACCGTGTACGAAGGCGTCGTCGTCCCGGTCCTGCACGCCTACAAGGAGGAGTCACGCACAGCGCTGGCGGCGCCTCTCGGCCGGCTTCTGGCTGGTGCGGTCGGATCGGTGCTCGATCGCCGGCGGACCCCGGGGCCAGTCTGTCTCGTGCCCGTCCCGTCGCGTCGGAGCGCCGTACGCGCGAGAGGCTTCGACGCCGGTGCGACGCTCGCACGCGCCGCCGCGGCGGCGCTGCGCCGCCGGGGTGTCCCGGCTCGGGCCAGACCCGTGCTGCGGGTGGGTCGCATCGCCGACCAGACGGGTCTCTCGGCCGCCGAGCGGGTCGAGAACCTCGCCGGCGCGTACGACCTGCGCCGACGGCCGAGCGTCGGGCTCGTCGTCGTCACCGACGACGTCCTGACCACTGGCGCGAGCGCCGCGGAGGCGGTCCGGGTGCTTACCGCGGGGGGTCGTCGCCCTGTTGCCGTGGTCACCGTCGCGGCGACACGGCGCCGCCGAGGCCACGCGTGGGACGAGTCACGTCCGGCATGA
- a CDS encoding LpqB family beta-propeller domain-containing protein gives MTTMHVRPGRTAFVLAALAALVGGCVSIPDDGTVQTVEGGRPQQVSPARIRPAGPVTDAAPTEIVNGFLQAMMSSPVRYDIARRFLTEGASDDWSPRASVTVYSQTSVSEGDTPAVGASVDVDLAREAVLTAQGRFTVPDSREQHLGLTLVQEDEQWRIADPPQGALISQSFFESYYDPLNLYFFDSAGTQLVAAPVHLPDDTGRATYLVSSLLMGPQGVLGGQARTFLPETWVLARPVEIDDEGVAVVRFAGSDSGLSLDDRQRLSAQLVASLRQIPTITGVEIRVGDRPLSLPSTPDVQRLDTWNQYDPAADRSSQQLFAMREGTLYVVGRASTSPFAGAWGTDPVRSEDFRVSLDAERIALVTDGRRVVRVSPLAGEPELTAVRQGTNLLRPSWDAGGRLWTIDRTATGSVLTVGPTDKPPRSVDLGILATGQVTGFELSPDEARVVATARVGGRDGLYVGAIRYDEEGTPVGLVDVAEIPVPADTGVPVSAAWRSSTSLAVLARAQQRVPQVSIVAIDSSTPVTGAVRVGLFPQDGAIQVLGPGQPTAPLYVLDTEGGLWTQTADGRWKQTGDDPVDVAAFPG, from the coding sequence ATGACGACCATGCACGTCCGACCCGGGCGCACCGCCTTCGTCCTCGCCGCGCTCGCCGCTCTCGTGGGGGGCTGCGTGTCCATCCCCGACGACGGCACCGTGCAGACCGTCGAGGGCGGCCGGCCGCAGCAGGTCTCCCCGGCCCGCATCCGCCCGGCGGGCCCGGTCACCGACGCCGCGCCCACCGAGATCGTCAACGGCTTCCTCCAGGCGATGATGTCGTCGCCGGTCCGCTACGACATCGCGCGACGGTTCCTCACCGAGGGAGCCTCGGACGACTGGTCTCCCCGGGCGTCGGTCACGGTGTACTCGCAGACGTCGGTGTCCGAGGGCGACACCCCGGCTGTCGGCGCGAGCGTCGACGTCGACCTCGCCCGCGAGGCCGTCCTCACGGCTCAGGGCCGCTTCACGGTGCCGGACTCCCGTGAGCAGCACCTCGGGCTGACGCTGGTGCAGGAGGACGAGCAGTGGCGGATCGCCGACCCGCCCCAGGGTGCGTTGATCTCGCAGTCCTTCTTCGAGAGCTACTACGACCCGCTCAACCTGTACTTCTTCGACTCCGCCGGGACGCAGCTCGTGGCGGCGCCGGTGCACCTGCCCGACGACACCGGCCGTGCGACCTACCTCGTCTCGTCGTTGCTCATGGGCCCCCAGGGCGTGCTCGGGGGGCAGGCGAGGACCTTCCTTCCGGAGACGTGGGTGCTGGCGCGTCCGGTCGAGATCGACGACGAGGGCGTCGCGGTCGTGCGCTTCGCCGGGTCCGACTCGGGCCTCTCGCTCGACGACCGGCAGCGGCTCTCGGCGCAGCTCGTCGCGAGCCTGCGGCAGATCCCGACCATCACCGGCGTCGAGATCCGGGTCGGCGACCGTCCGCTGTCGCTGCCGAGCACACCTGACGTCCAGCGTCTCGACACCTGGAACCAGTACGACCCCGCCGCGGACCGGTCGTCCCAGCAGCTGTTCGCGATGCGGGAAGGCACGCTGTACGTCGTCGGCCGGGCGAGCACGAGCCCGTTCGCCGGTGCGTGGGGCACCGATCCGGTGCGCTCCGAGGACTTCCGCGTGTCGCTCGACGCGGAGCGGATCGCCCTTGTCACCGACGGCCGCCGGGTCGTACGGGTCTCACCGCTCGCCGGCGAGCCCGAGCTGACCGCGGTGCGCCAGGGGACGAACCTGCTGCGGCCGAGCTGGGACGCCGGGGGGCGGCTGTGGACGATCGACCGGACGGCGACCGGGTCCGTACTCACCGTCGGCCCGACCGACAAGCCGCCACGGTCGGTGGACCTGGGCATCCTCGCCACCGGACAGGTCACCGGTTTCGAGCTCTCGCCGGACGAGGCGCGGGTCGTCGCGACGGCCCGGGTCGGTGGGCGGGACGGTCTCTACGTGGGCGCGATCCGCTACGACGAGGAGGGGACTCCGGTCGGGCTCGTGGACGTCGCCGAGATCCCCGTCCCCGCGGACACGGGCGTCCCGGTCTCCGCCGCGTGGCGTTCGAGCACCTCCCTCGCCGTCCTCGCCCGCGCGCAGCAGCGGGTGCCGCAGGTGTCGATCGTCGCCATCGACTCCTCGACGCCGGTCACCGGTGCGGTGCGGGTGGGGCTGTTCCCGCAGGACGGCGCGATCCAGGTCCTCGGGCCCGGGCAGCCGACGGCGCCGTTGTACGTGCTCGATACCGAGGGTGGGCTGTGGACGCAGACCGCGGACGGACGCTGGAAGCAGACCGGCGACGACCCGGTCGACGTCGCCGCGTTCCCGGGCTGA